One Brassica napus cultivar Da-Ae chromosome C2, Da-Ae, whole genome shotgun sequence DNA window includes the following coding sequences:
- the LOC106347015 gene encoding CBS domain-containing protein CBSCBSPB5 isoform X2, which yields MANQGGSSRKSLSFSGHSFQGKKKPSENNEGGSSDLPRRSLTSSRSSILSGERSGERTVKRLRLCKALTVPDSTTLHEACRRMAARRVDALLLTNSNALLCGILTDRDIATRVIAKELNLEETPVSKVMTKNPVFVLSNTIAVEALQKMVQGKFRHLPVVENGEVIALLDIAKCLYDAIARMERSVEKGKAIAAAVEGVEKNWGTSIAGPNTFMETLTERIFKPLLSTIIPDDTKVLKVGLEETVLAVTMKMVEYESSSAMVMAENKLVGILTSKDILMRVIAQNLPPETTAVEKVMTQNPESATVDMAIVEALHIMHNGKFLHLPVLDKEGDVVTVIDVIHITHAAVTTAGSTAGINNETANSMMQNFWDAAMALSPNEDGDETTRSEDESSIKLPSEIEGTKSFSYPNTFTFKLQDKKGRMHRFMCETHSLATLITAILQRMGDDIEPDNLPQIMYEDEDNDKVILASDGDLVAAVEHAKSIDWKGLKLHLDYVEARGHRRGVSTEDMEYDKSKSWAVAYKTVAAGAALAAGLGVLVYLKRHSN from the exons ATGGCTAATCAAGGTGGTTCGTCAAGGAAAAGTCTATCCTTCTCTGGTCATTCATTTCAAGGGAAGAAGAAACCTTCTGAAAACAATGAAGGAGGAAGCTCTGACCTCCCACGGAGATCTCTCACTTCTTCTCGTTCTTCCAT CTTGAGTGGCGAAAGGAGTGGAGAGAGAACTGTAAAGCGACTTAGGTTGTGTAAGGCACTTACCGTACCCGATAGCACAACTTTACATGAAGCATGTCGGAGGATGGCTGCACGTCGTGTTGATGCCTTACTGCTCACTAATTCTAATGCTTTACTTTGTGGGATCCTTACAGACAGG GACATAGCAACAAGAGTTATTGCTAAAGAACTCAACCTTGAAGAAACTCCTGTTTCTAAAGTTATGACCAAGAACCCTGTCTTTGTTTTGTCTAACACGATCGCTGTGGAAGCTCTTCAGAAGATGGTGCAAG GCAAGTTTAGACATCTGCCAGTGGTAGAGAATGGAGAAGTTATTGCACTTCTTGATATAGCAAAGTGTTTATACGATGCAATTGCTCGTATGGAAAGATCAGTTGAGAAGGGTAAGGCCATCGCTGCAGCTGTTGAAGGTGTTGAAAAGAATTGGGGGACATCTATCGCTG GTCCAAACACTTTTATGGAAACACTTACAGAACGGATATTCAAGCCTTTGCTTTCGACTATAATTCCAGATGATACAAA agttttaAAGGTTGGATTGGAAGAGACGGTGTTAGCAGTAACCATGAAGATGGTGGAATATGAGTCTAGCTCAGCCATGGTGATGGCTGAGAACAAATTAGTAGGGATTCTCAC tTCAAAGGACATCTTAATGCGGGTGATTGCCCAAAATCTTCCTCCAGAGACAACTGCTGTGGAGAAG GTTATGACACAAAATCCAGAGTCTGCAACTGTTGATATGGCAATTGTTGAAGCTTTGCATATCATGCATAATGGAAAATTTCTTCATCTTCCTGTTTTAGATAAAG AGGGAGATGTTGTCACTGTGATTGATGTAATCCACATAACTCATGCTGCTGTTACCACg GCTGGAAGTACAGCTGGAATAAATAATGAGACAGCAAACTCAATGATGCAAAACTTTTGGGATGCCGCTATGGCTTTGTCTCCTAACGAAGATGGAGATGAAACAACGAGGAG TGAAGACGAATCATCAATTAAACTACCTTCGGAGATAGAAGGAACAAAGTCATTCTCATATCCCAACACATTTACTTTCAAACTACAAGATAAAAAGGGACGAATGCATAGGTTTATGTGTG AGACACATAGTTTGGCAACTCTGATAACTGCAATACTACAACGGATGGGGGATGACATTGAGCCTGACAACTTGCCCCAGATAATG TATGAAGATGAAGACAATGACAAAGTCATTTTGGCATCAGATGGTGATCTTGTAGCTGCCGTAGAGCACGCTAAATCAATAGACTGGAag GGTTTGAAATTGCACTTGGACTACGTGGAAGCGAGAGGGCATAGGAGAGGTGTAAGCACAGAGGATATGGAGTACGATAAATCAAAATCATGGGCAGTCGCTTACAAGACAGTTGCTGCCGGGGCTGCTCTTGCCGCTGGACTTGGGGTTTTGGTATACCTTAAGCGCCATTCAAATTAA
- the LOC106347015 gene encoding CBS domain-containing protein CBSCBSPB5 isoform X1: MANQGGSSRKSLSFSGHSFQGKKKPSENNEGGSSDLPRRSLTSSRSSISLSGERSGERTVKRLRLCKALTVPDSTTLHEACRRMAARRVDALLLTNSNALLCGILTDRDIATRVIAKELNLEETPVSKVMTKNPVFVLSNTIAVEALQKMVQGKFRHLPVVENGEVIALLDIAKCLYDAIARMERSVEKGKAIAAAVEGVEKNWGTSIAGPNTFMETLTERIFKPLLSTIIPDDTKVLKVGLEETVLAVTMKMVEYESSSAMVMAENKLVGILTSKDILMRVIAQNLPPETTAVEKVMTQNPESATVDMAIVEALHIMHNGKFLHLPVLDKEGDVVTVIDVIHITHAAVTTAGSTAGINNETANSMMQNFWDAAMALSPNEDGDETTRSEDESSIKLPSEIEGTKSFSYPNTFTFKLQDKKGRMHRFMCETHSLATLITAILQRMGDDIEPDNLPQIMYEDEDNDKVILASDGDLVAAVEHAKSIDWKGLKLHLDYVEARGHRRGVSTEDMEYDKSKSWAVAYKTVAAGAALAAGLGVLVYLKRHSN, from the exons ATGGCTAATCAAGGTGGTTCGTCAAGGAAAAGTCTATCCTTCTCTGGTCATTCATTTCAAGGGAAGAAGAAACCTTCTGAAAACAATGAAGGAGGAAGCTCTGACCTCCCACGGAGATCTCTCACTTCTTCTCGTTCTTCCAT AAGCTTGAGTGGCGAAAGGAGTGGAGAGAGAACTGTAAAGCGACTTAGGTTGTGTAAGGCACTTACCGTACCCGATAGCACAACTTTACATGAAGCATGTCGGAGGATGGCTGCACGTCGTGTTGATGCCTTACTGCTCACTAATTCTAATGCTTTACTTTGTGGGATCCTTACAGACAGG GACATAGCAACAAGAGTTATTGCTAAAGAACTCAACCTTGAAGAAACTCCTGTTTCTAAAGTTATGACCAAGAACCCTGTCTTTGTTTTGTCTAACACGATCGCTGTGGAAGCTCTTCAGAAGATGGTGCAAG GCAAGTTTAGACATCTGCCAGTGGTAGAGAATGGAGAAGTTATTGCACTTCTTGATATAGCAAAGTGTTTATACGATGCAATTGCTCGTATGGAAAGATCAGTTGAGAAGGGTAAGGCCATCGCTGCAGCTGTTGAAGGTGTTGAAAAGAATTGGGGGACATCTATCGCTG GTCCAAACACTTTTATGGAAACACTTACAGAACGGATATTCAAGCCTTTGCTTTCGACTATAATTCCAGATGATACAAA agttttaAAGGTTGGATTGGAAGAGACGGTGTTAGCAGTAACCATGAAGATGGTGGAATATGAGTCTAGCTCAGCCATGGTGATGGCTGAGAACAAATTAGTAGGGATTCTCAC tTCAAAGGACATCTTAATGCGGGTGATTGCCCAAAATCTTCCTCCAGAGACAACTGCTGTGGAGAAG GTTATGACACAAAATCCAGAGTCTGCAACTGTTGATATGGCAATTGTTGAAGCTTTGCATATCATGCATAATGGAAAATTTCTTCATCTTCCTGTTTTAGATAAAG AGGGAGATGTTGTCACTGTGATTGATGTAATCCACATAACTCATGCTGCTGTTACCACg GCTGGAAGTACAGCTGGAATAAATAATGAGACAGCAAACTCAATGATGCAAAACTTTTGGGATGCCGCTATGGCTTTGTCTCCTAACGAAGATGGAGATGAAACAACGAGGAG TGAAGACGAATCATCAATTAAACTACCTTCGGAGATAGAAGGAACAAAGTCATTCTCATATCCCAACACATTTACTTTCAAACTACAAGATAAAAAGGGACGAATGCATAGGTTTATGTGTG AGACACATAGTTTGGCAACTCTGATAACTGCAATACTACAACGGATGGGGGATGACATTGAGCCTGACAACTTGCCCCAGATAATG TATGAAGATGAAGACAATGACAAAGTCATTTTGGCATCAGATGGTGATCTTGTAGCTGCCGTAGAGCACGCTAAATCAATAGACTGGAag GGTTTGAAATTGCACTTGGACTACGTGGAAGCGAGAGGGCATAGGAGAGGTGTAAGCACAGAGGATATGGAGTACGATAAATCAAAATCATGGGCAGTCGCTTACAAGACAGTTGCTGCCGGGGCTGCTCTTGCCGCTGGACTTGGGGTTTTGGTATACCTTAAGCGCCATTCAAATTAA